The window TAGGGGACGAGCGCGACGGCCGGGGCGAACCGGAAGACGCGGCGGTCGGCGGCAGCCGGGGTGATGTCCTCCTTCTGGACGAACTTCACCCCGTCGGCGACCAGCTGGGCCCACCCGTGGAAGCCCCCGGCATACATCGGGCCGAGCCGGCCCTGCATGTGCGCCATCACCTTGTGCTCGGCCTGGCCCACGAGCAGCGGCAGCACGAGGAAGGCGGCGAGCACGCCGACCGCCCGCAGCACCACCTCGACGGCGGTCACCGCGGCCCCCACTCGGGGTCGGGGACGCCGGGGGCGCTGACGCGCCGGCGGCCCGTCGGCCGGGCGTGCTCGGACTCGCCGGGCTCCTTGGCGCCCGGCCACGCCTTGGAGGCGCGCGCGGCCAGGACGAAGGACTTGCGCAGGGGGGTCCCCTCGAAGCCGTCGGGCAGGAGCAGCGGCCGCAGGCCGAGGCCGGTGCCGTCGTCGAAGCCGTCGAAGTCGAGGCCGAACATCTCGTGCGTCTCGCGCTCGTGCCAGGCCGCGCCCTGGAAGACCGGCGTCAGGCTGGCGAGCGCCGCCCCCTCGGCCACTCGCGTGCGCAGGAGCCGCCGGCGCAGGGCCCTGGGCGTGGCGGTGTCGAGCAGGTGGCACACGACGTCGAACCCGGGGTCCTCGGGCGCGTCGGTCTGGTCGACGGCCGTGAGCCAGTCGAAGAAGGTGTAGCCCTCGTCACGGGCGGCTGCCGCGGCGACCGCCCACTCGGCCGCGGGCACCTCGACCCGGTCGACGGCGGCGGGGTCGCTCACGGCCCCTCCCCCGCCGGACGGGCCGGGGGCGCGACGAGGCCGCGCGTCACCTCACCCGCCGCCGCCGTGCGGTGCCGGGCGTACTTGGCGCGGATCCCCTTGGTGGACAACGACTCCTGGCCGATCTGCTCCTGCAGCCGCAGGATCCCCTGGAGCAGGGCCTCGGGCCGTGGCGGGCAGCCGGGGACGTAGACGTCCACCGGCAGGATCGTGTCGACGCCCTTGGTCACGCTGTAGGAGTCCCAGTACGGGCCACCGGAGTTGGAGCAGGCGCCGAAGGAGATGACGTACTTCGGCTCGGGCATCTGGTCGTAGAGCCGCCGGACGGCAGGCGCCATCTTGTCCGTCACCGTCCCGCTGACGACCATGAGGTCGGCCTGCCGCGGCCCGGGCGCGAACGGGATGACGCCGAGGCGGATGAAGTCGTGCCGGGCCATCGAGGCGGCGATGAACTCGATCGCGCAGCACGCGAGCCCGAAGTTGAACACCCAGAGCGAGTAGCGCCGGCCCCAGTTGAGGACGACCTTGACGGGCGTGGGTGCGACGTCCTGGGCCGCGCCGACCCGGGGCAGCGGTAGGTCGACCGGCGCCATCAGAGCCACCTCAGCAGGCCGCGCCGGGCCGCGTGCACCAGACCGACGAGCAGGACGCCGATGAAGACGGCGATCTCCACGAGCGACGCCGCCCCCAGGTGCGAGGAGCGGACGACCAGGGCCCACGGGAACAGGTAGACGGCGTCGACCGCGAAGATGACGTAGAGGAAGGCGTAGACGAAGTAGCGCACCTGGGTCTGGGCCCAGCCCTGGCCGACCGGGTCGACGCCGGACTCGTACGTCGTGAGCTTCGCGCGCGTCGGTGCCTTCGGGGCCAGCAGCGCCCGGGCCGACATCGCTGCCACGAAGAGCAGCAGGCCCACCACGACCACGGCGGCGACGACGACGTAGGGCGACACGCTGGCAGCCTAGTAGCCCGTCGCCCACGGGTGTCGGTGCCGACCACTGGCGCCTACCGTGTACCCATGCCGCGGCTCCCGCTGTTCCCGCTCGGCACGGTGCTGGTGCCCGGTGCCGAGCTCCCCCTGCAGGTCTTCGAGCCGCGGTACATCGCCATGCTCCAGGACCTCGTCGCCGGCGCCGACCAGCCGGACTTCGGCGTGGTCGCCATCCGGCACGGACACGAGGTGGGTGCAGACGCCGCCCGCGACCTGCACGAGATCGGCTGCGTGGCCCGGGTGAGCGGCGCCGCCGCGGTCGGGGACGGCCGGTTCCTCGTCCTGGGCGAGGGGCGTCGCCGCTTCCACCTGGACCGGGTCGCGACGGAGGCAGGCACGGCATACCTCACCGGCGAGGTCTCGTGGCTCGGCGAGGAGACCGGGGACCCGGTCGAGGCGGCTGACCTGGCGCAGTCGGTGCGCGACGCCCTCGACGACTACGCGAGGGCCCTCGGCGCGCAGGAGGCGCCGTGGCCCGACGACCCCACCGAGCTGTCGTACGCCGTGGGTTCGGCCGCGCTGCTGGGGCTGAGCGAACGCCAGCAGCTGCTCGCCGCCCCGGACACGTGCGCGCGGTTGCGCCTCGGTCTCCGCATGGTGCGCCGGGAGACGACGCTGAGCCGCGGCCTGGGCCTGGCCCCTCGCGAGCCCGAGGGCGGCTACAACCCCAACTGACCCCGGCGCGCCCGCTCAGTCGACCCGCTCGAACGGGTCCGCGTAGCGGAAGGCACCGCGCACGCCCTCACCCCACGCGGTGAGCGGCCGGAGCAGGAAGAACCGCGGTCCCCAGTCGTGCGGCGGCGTGACCCCGTGCTCCACCGCCGGCCCGAACCCGAACCGCGGGTAGTACTCGGGGTGCCCGAGCAGCACCACCCCGCGCACGTCGAGGGCGTCGGCAGCCCCGAGCGCGGCGTGCACGAGGGCCGAGCCGACGCCGGTGCGCTGGTGCTCGGGCAGGACGCCGAGCGGCCCGAGCGCCACGAGCTCACCGGCGCGGCCGTCGACCGTGGCCGCGCTCATGGCGATGTGCCCGACGACGGCGCCGTCCCGCTCGGCGACGAAGGTCATGGCGTTGAGGAGGTGCCCCTCGGCGCGGAGCTCGTCGACGAGCCGCGCCTCGGTCGTGCCGTCGCTCGCCGGCCGGCCGTCCTCCGTGGGCCCGTGCGCGAAGGCGTCGCGGTGCAGCGCGTGGACGACGGCGTGGTCGGCGGCGGTCTCACGGCGCAGGAACATGGCTGGAGGGTATGCCGCCGGGGCCGGCGCCTGCCCGCCGTTTTCCGCCGGGGTGGTCGGTGAGCGCGGCTGGAGCTCAGCGGGTTCGGAGTGGTGTGTCGGGGAGGATTTCGAGGTCCTGCCAGCGCACGGCTTCGCCGGTCGGGGGCTGGTAGGCGTCGAGGGGTATGGGTGGGTCGCCGCCAGGCGGGGGCCGGGTGTCGACGGGCCGCGGTGGTCGGACGCGTAGGCCGTACCGGTTCGTGGCGACGAGGCCGTCGGGCCTGGTCGGGTCGCCGGTGAGGGTGAAGTCGCCGCGGTCGAGGGCGTCGTGGTGGTGGGGGCACAGGCTGACCTGGTTGTCCTCGTCGGTGGTGCCGCCGTCGGCCCAGGCGTGCAGGTGGTGGACCTCGACGAACCGGGTCGCCCCGCACCCGGGGAACCGGCACCCGCGGTCGCGGTCCTCGACCAGCCGTCGCGTGCGTTCGGGGAGGATCCGCATGCCGCGGCCGACGGAGACCGGGCGGCCCTCGGTCTCCCACACCGGCTGGACGACCCCGTCGCTGACGAACCGCCCCAACAGCCGCAACGGGATCGCGTGACCACCGTTGACCCAGGCCCCGTCTGTGGACAGGTGCAGGTACACCCGGTAGT is drawn from Phycicoccus sp. M110.8 and contains these coding sequences:
- a CDS encoding NADH-quinone oxidoreductase subunit C, giving the protein MSDPAAVDRVEVPAAEWAVAAAAARDEGYTFFDWLTAVDQTDAPEDPGFDVVCHLLDTATPRALRRRLLRTRVAEGAALASLTPVFQGAAWHERETHEMFGLDFDGFDDGTGLGLRPLLLPDGFEGTPLRKSFVLAARASKAWPGAKEPGESEHARPTGRRRVSAPGVPDPEWGPR
- a CDS encoding NADH-quinone oxidoreductase subunit B family protein — its product is MAPVDLPLPRVGAAQDVAPTPVKVVLNWGRRYSLWVFNFGLACCAIEFIAASMARHDFIRLGVIPFAPGPRQADLMVVSGTVTDKMAPAVRRLYDQMPEPKYVISFGACSNSGGPYWDSYSVTKGVDTILPVDVYVPGCPPRPEALLQGILRLQEQIGQESLSTKGIRAKYARHRTAAAGEVTRGLVAPPARPAGEGP
- a CDS encoding NADH-quinone oxidoreductase subunit A, whose product is MSPYVVVAAVVVVGLLLFVAAMSARALLAPKAPTRAKLTTYESGVDPVGQGWAQTQVRYFVYAFLYVIFAVDAVYLFPWALVVRSSHLGAASLVEIAVFIGVLLVGLVHAARRGLLRWL
- a CDS encoding LON peptidase substrate-binding domain-containing protein encodes the protein MPRLPLFPLGTVLVPGAELPLQVFEPRYIAMLQDLVAGADQPDFGVVAIRHGHEVGADAARDLHEIGCVARVSGAAAVGDGRFLVLGEGRRRFHLDRVATEAGTAYLTGEVSWLGEETGDPVEAADLAQSVRDALDDYARALGAQEAPWPDDPTELSYAVGSAALLGLSERQQLLAAPDTCARLRLGLRMVRRETTLSRGLGLAPREPEGGYNPN
- a CDS encoding N-acetyltransferase gives rise to the protein MFLRRETAADHAVVHALHRDAFAHGPTEDGRPASDGTTEARLVDELRAEGHLLNAMTFVAERDGAVVGHIAMSAATVDGRAGELVALGPLGVLPEHQRTGVGSALVHAALGAADALDVRGVVLLGHPEYYPRFGFGPAVEHGVTPPHDWGPRFFLLRPLTAWGEGVRGAFRYADPFERVD
- a CDS encoding HNH endonuclease signature motif containing protein yields the protein YSAPATVGALVEQAIKEAKDALFTASRGSASNEGGESATPLDRVPEQPMGNRAGLPTYADALEELANRSLASVTSTSRASHYRVYLHLSTDGAWVNGGHAIPLRLLGRFVSDGVVQPVWETEGRPVSVGRGMRILPERTRRLVEDRDRGCRFPGCGATRFVEVHHLHAWADGGTTDEDNQVSLCPHHHDALDRGDFTLTGDPTRPDGLVATNRYGLRVRPPRPVDTRPPPGGDPPIPLDAYQPPTGEAVRWQDLEILPDTPLRTR